One region of Pseudoalteromonas sp. R3 genomic DNA includes:
- a CDS encoding LytTR family DNA-binding domain-containing protein, producing the protein MTKPLTALIVDDEPLALEGLSLRLAKIPEIEVIGQAENGDDAIRLCHELCPDVLFLDLQLPGLNGIEVVQAIQADVLPMVVFVSAYSDYALEAFELNAIDYVLKPANLGRLQKTVTRILERRQPRHAEQEKYRLLQALTETSGLAVAELESWLETDNPLPASQDKELVIKNNDNEQVFVPMNTIRWIDAAGDYMCVHTDLDTHVLRITMKKLQTLLDETQFARIHKSTIVNLSHVTAIKPMRNNESLVTLKDQVELKVSRNYSRALQQFVAKKKTLS; encoded by the coding sequence ATGACAAAACCACTCACAGCTCTTATCGTAGACGATGAGCCTCTGGCACTGGAAGGGCTGAGCCTGAGGTTGGCAAAGATCCCTGAAATTGAGGTGATAGGCCAGGCTGAAAACGGGGATGATGCAATCCGCTTGTGTCATGAATTGTGTCCTGATGTGTTATTTTTGGATTTGCAGTTGCCCGGTCTCAATGGGATCGAAGTGGTACAGGCAATACAGGCCGATGTATTACCTATGGTGGTTTTTGTTAGTGCATATAGCGATTATGCGCTGGAGGCATTTGAGCTCAACGCGATCGATTATGTATTGAAGCCTGCTAACCTGGGACGCTTACAAAAAACCGTGACCCGGATCCTGGAACGTCGACAGCCACGTCATGCCGAACAAGAGAAATACCGCCTGCTACAGGCACTCACTGAAACCTCGGGGCTGGCGGTCGCAGAGTTAGAGTCCTGGCTGGAAACTGATAACCCGTTGCCTGCCAGTCAGGACAAAGAATTGGTCATCAAAAACAATGACAATGAGCAGGTATTTGTGCCCATGAATACAATCCGCTGGATTGACGCAGCCGGAGATTACATGTGTGTACATACGGATTTAGACACTCATGTTTTGCGCATTACTATGAAAAAGTTGCAAACTTTACTGGATGAAACTCAGTTTGCCCGGATCCATAAATCCACCATAGTTAATTTAAGCCATGTCACCGCCATTAAACCTATGCGAAACAACGAGAGCCTGGTCACACTCAAAGATCAGGTAGAACTGAAAGTCAGTCGTAATTATAGCAGGGCATTACAGC